In the Leptospira sp. WS4.C2 genome, one interval contains:
- a CDS encoding serine hydrolase domain-containing protein, protein MKPRSPKKTKSSIQPKTREKEEAIFPFQTLPLFFPLPPYSNRKSKSFFLILNILILLQCSSLQEKPKEVYHNNIEVTETVIQTKIGELQNSGIQSLSFMYLLGDGKMHSGKLGGEKKDQVQRFKIGSITKLFTGIALLQLQEKGKLKLDDPVSKYLPEIKEMQKTKPNLREITIRDILTHRSGLPSDLASGFFISPEANDSEILESFRALPKKLPGIERKEPNKAHSYSNFGFGLLGTVIERVSGLGIEDYFQKEIFSKAGMKHSTLLEFHEGSELVSGYQGIFWKTKTIRPIIRDLTAGSLSTTGEDMGLFMKSFFLSKKGKGLVSKESFAEFHRAQVEPISNFEMKLGLPVLLTEKRAFAKTVWIAGHSGSLPPYFADLVYDPETETASFLAGNTLGLATVAIRPTNKEILDIIYEYKTGSVMELPPLPESKEQNKLDGFGGLYISPFGVHELKEGKTPQLGLFGFDFDLVERDNRFGVNLRLFFGLLPIKDKTLDSLRVEFETWEGERIFTLYSTEASKGSWGFGVYFQPDHKLPDETYFTTYQTKDLYSLIPRVELKKEKLGFPVAIVTYSLGGMENTVTLPCRMESSKTLRILGYGRNLGEKMELKTVDGKPRMVYSGIEFLGE, encoded by the coding sequence ATGAAACCTAGATCCCCTAAAAAAACTAAGTCTTCAATTCAGCCCAAAACTAGGGAAAAGGAAGAAGCCATTTTCCCCTTCCAAACGTTGCCTTTATTTTTTCCGCTCCCTCCTTATTCGAATCGCAAATCAAAATCCTTTTTCCTGATTTTAAACATTCTCATCTTACTTCAATGTTCTTCCCTGCAAGAAAAACCGAAAGAGGTTTATCATAACAACATTGAGGTCACAGAAACTGTAATTCAGACCAAGATCGGGGAATTACAGAACTCGGGAATTCAATCCTTATCATTTATGTATTTGTTAGGTGATGGGAAAATGCATTCAGGTAAACTAGGGGGTGAAAAAAAAGATCAGGTCCAAAGGTTTAAAATCGGTAGTATCACAAAGTTATTTACTGGGATTGCGCTTTTACAATTACAAGAAAAAGGCAAACTGAAGTTAGATGATCCTGTTTCCAAGTATCTTCCTGAAATCAAAGAGATGCAAAAAACGAAACCAAACCTCCGAGAGATCACAATCCGTGATATTCTGACTCATCGGTCGGGCCTTCCTTCTGATTTGGCTTCTGGTTTTTTTATTTCCCCCGAAGCCAATGATTCAGAGATTTTAGAATCCTTTCGCGCCCTTCCTAAAAAGCTGCCTGGGATTGAAAGAAAGGAGCCGAACAAAGCCCATTCCTATTCCAATTTCGGTTTTGGTCTTTTGGGAACGGTGATTGAACGTGTTTCTGGATTGGGAATCGAAGACTATTTTCAAAAAGAAATTTTTTCTAAAGCAGGGATGAAACATTCCACCTTACTTGAATTTCATGAAGGATCGGAACTGGTTTCCGGTTATCAGGGAATTTTTTGGAAAACAAAAACGATTCGTCCCATCATTCGTGATCTAACTGCAGGTTCTCTTTCCACTACCGGAGAAGATATGGGACTCTTTATGAAATCTTTTTTCTTAAGTAAAAAAGGTAAGGGACTTGTATCAAAAGAAAGTTTTGCCGAATTCCATCGTGCCCAAGTTGAACCGATTTCTAATTTTGAAATGAAACTGGGTCTTCCCGTTTTACTTACTGAGAAACGAGCGTTTGCCAAAACGGTTTGGATCGCCGGCCATTCTGGATCTCTCCCACCTTACTTTGCAGATTTGGTCTATGATCCAGAAACGGAAACGGCAAGTTTCCTTGCAGGAAACACTTTGGGTTTGGCAACGGTGGCCATTAGGCCAACGAACAAAGAAATATTGGATATCATTTATGAATACAAAACGGGATCTGTAATGGAATTACCTCCTCTGCCGGAATCAAAAGAACAAAACAAGTTAGATGGTTTTGGCGGTCTCTATATTTCTCCTTTTGGGGTTCACGAATTGAAGGAAGGCAAAACACCACAATTGGGGCTTTTTGGTTTCGATTTTGATTTGGTCGAACGAGACAATCGATTTGGAGTCAACTTACGTTTGTTTTTTGGTCTTCTCCCCATAAAAGACAAAACATTAGATTCCTTACGTGTGGAATTTGAGACATGGGAAGGAGAAAGGATTTTTACTTTGTATTCGACGGAGGCCTCCAAGGGTAGTTGGGGATTTGGTGTGTATTTCCAACCGGACCATAAGTTACCCGACGAAACCTACTTCACCACCTACCAAACAAAGGATCTATACTCACTTATCCCGCGTGTGGAATTAAAAAAAGAAAAACTTGGGTTTCCTGTCGCAATCGTTACCTACTCGCTAGGTGGGATGGAAAATACGGTCACCTTACCTTGCAGAATGGAATCGTCTAAAACCTTGCGTATTTTGGGATATGGCAGGAATTTAGGAGAGAAAATGGAACTAAAAACAGTGGATGGCAAACCCAGGATGGTTTATTCGGGAATTGAGTTTTTAGGGGAATAG
- a CDS encoding DUF3015 domain-containing protein encodes MGKRITSILFLSAAFVAVTMTSTSVEAKKYGMAGCGLGSLVFSTNDITQIFAATTNGIYGNQTFGITSGTSNCTADGVVKQDKVQELFITMNYDSLGQEMASGKGEKLESLGNLLGCSSDSLSRFGQVTKENYAKLITSDSTPASVLSAVKSEVKSDKILAKSCSQI; translated from the coding sequence ATGGGAAAAAGAATTACTTCAATCCTATTTTTGTCTGCTGCCTTTGTAGCTGTCACAATGACATCTACATCTGTGGAAGCAAAAAAATATGGTATGGCTGGTTGCGGTTTAGGGTCACTGGTTTTTTCAACCAATGACATCACTCAAATTTTTGCTGCAACAACAAACGGGATTTACGGAAACCAAACTTTTGGTATTACATCTGGAACTTCCAATTGTACAGCAGATGGTGTTGTAAAACAAGATAAAGTACAAGAATTGTTCATCACTATGAACTATGATTCTCTTGGCCAAGAAATGGCTTCTGGGAAAGGGGAAAAGTTAGAGTCTCTTGGAAACCTACTTGGTTGTTCTAGTGATTCTTTATCAAGATTTGGCCAAGTAACGAAAGAAAACTATGCTAAACTAATCACTTCTGATTCAACTCCTGCAAGTGTACTTTCAGCAGTTAAATCAGAAGTTAAAAGCGATAAAATCCTCGCTAAGTCTTGTTCACAAATCTAA
- a CDS encoding DUF3015 family protein yields MKKLTLISTIGISMVLLASQMSAAPKYGMAGCGLGTLVMPAGNQIFVATTNGTSGSQTFGITTGTSNCKADGVAQKEHAREIYVHMNFDSLEQEMAAGRGEKLSNLATLFECKSGVRFNEVVKENYSRIFTEESKANPSLMLSNLHETLEKDQTVKNYCKI; encoded by the coding sequence ATGAAAAAGTTAACACTCATATCCACAATCGGAATCTCCATGGTTCTCCTAGCTTCTCAAATGTCTGCTGCACCTAAATACGGTATGGCGGGATGTGGTCTAGGAACTCTCGTAATGCCTGCTGGTAACCAAATTTTTGTTGCTACAACAAATGGAACTTCAGGAAGCCAAACTTTTGGTATCACTACTGGAACGTCTAACTGTAAAGCAGACGGTGTTGCTCAAAAAGAACATGCACGTGAAATTTATGTGCACATGAACTTTGACAGCTTGGAACAAGAAATGGCAGCTGGGAGAGGGGAAAAACTTTCCAACCTAGCAACTCTTTTCGAGTGCAAATCTGGTGTTCGTTTTAATGAAGTAGTAAAAGAAAACTACTCTAGAATCTTCACAGAAGAATCTAAAGCAAACCCAAGTTTGATGTTGTCCAACCTTCACGAAACTTTGGAAAAAGACCAAACAGTAAAAAATTACTGTAAAATCTAA
- a CDS encoding DUF4105 domain-containing protein, translating into MFPLYLLTLLFIIFTTSLGAIEPPGNINILELDFLTTRKQGQEIPKSSKSHQYLQELINEVKEKHLAEETHWYRLLRFKKTRWGNWESEVDNKRYFLSEDGKHNPDKELIATLHSFFTEEPIPEGLQHPQCAYPERYNWLKDKLKFDQTRLTEVQCERFDAWKEALNPDSLSVVFSSYYMQAPASMFGHTLLKLNNKVNENAELLDYGVNYAATPGEMDPFSYAYRGLTGGYPGSFAIFPYYLKVNEYNDMESRDLWEYKLKLKPEERERFLRHLWEMGRADFDYFFINENCSYHLMEILEVAMPELDISKKTGWIVAPGDTIKLYLAEDGLVISKKYRPSLYSKIKYKIYDMSEEERVAYWEMIRFEKAFLPEPKENFRMSLVTDAVLDTYRYRYAAKSAVPKQHKEYYDKLLIFRSKQNDEYTANEQVPLSTPPESSHPVSRVATSFGVSSLGNFAEFQYRIAYHDLLNVSKGHAPNSELAFFDTTVRTYDNKKPELTSMSAVKVTSLNPYNSISKDFSYFFDTGIQTAVYRNNDETLRKQVGNFDLRFGYSFSNEFGKNPMSMGVLSVLAGVKVQNGRMFENGVRYGGNVSLLYQKEWGAWKIYTGATAQNYQLSHNLNTYYATFKIRYAFSNTHELRLEVNGERFYEEALISYHYLF; encoded by the coding sequence GTGTTTCCACTGTACTTACTTACCCTCCTTTTTATTATCTTTACCACTTCGCTTGGGGCGATAGAACCTCCTGGCAATATCAATATACTCGAACTAGATTTTTTAACGACCAGGAAACAAGGACAGGAAATTCCTAAATCCTCCAAGTCCCACCAGTACCTCCAGGAACTCATCAATGAGGTGAAAGAAAAACATTTAGCTGAGGAAACACATTGGTATCGGCTTTTGCGTTTTAAAAAAACCAGATGGGGGAATTGGGAGAGCGAAGTAGATAACAAACGTTACTTTCTTTCAGAAGACGGAAAACACAATCCTGACAAAGAATTAATCGCAACACTTCACAGTTTTTTTACAGAAGAACCAATCCCTGAAGGTTTACAACACCCACAATGTGCTTATCCAGAGCGCTACAATTGGCTAAAAGATAAGCTAAAGTTTGATCAAACGAGGCTAACTGAAGTTCAGTGTGAAAGGTTTGATGCATGGAAAGAGGCTTTAAATCCAGATTCTCTTTCGGTAGTTTTTTCTTCTTATTATATGCAAGCCCCTGCCTCTATGTTTGGTCATACACTCCTAAAACTTAATAACAAGGTAAATGAAAACGCCGAGTTGTTAGATTATGGAGTGAATTATGCGGCAACCCCAGGGGAAATGGATCCTTTTTCCTATGCGTATAGGGGTTTAACTGGTGGGTATCCGGGTAGCTTCGCCATTTTCCCTTACTATTTGAAAGTAAACGAATACAATGATATGGAAAGCCGTGACCTTTGGGAATACAAACTAAAGTTAAAACCTGAGGAAAGGGAAAGGTTTTTGCGTCATCTTTGGGAAATGGGCCGAGCTGATTTTGATTATTTTTTTATTAATGAGAATTGTTCCTATCATTTAATGGAGATTTTAGAAGTTGCGATGCCTGAGTTAGATATTAGCAAAAAAACAGGTTGGATCGTCGCACCTGGAGATACCATTAAACTATATTTAGCTGAAGATGGACTTGTGATTTCGAAAAAGTATCGACCATCCCTCTATTCCAAAATCAAATATAAAATTTATGATATGTCTGAAGAGGAAAGAGTCGCGTATTGGGAAATGATACGGTTTGAAAAAGCCTTTCTTCCAGAACCGAAAGAAAATTTTCGTATGTCACTTGTGACTGATGCTGTTTTGGATACGTACCGATATCGTTATGCTGCCAAAAGTGCGGTTCCAAAACAACATAAAGAGTATTATGATAAACTGTTGATTTTTCGAAGTAAACAAAATGACGAATATACTGCGAATGAACAGGTTCCATTGTCCACACCCCCTGAATCCTCACATCCAGTGAGTCGAGTCGCTACTTCCTTTGGTGTTTCTTCTCTCGGGAATTTTGCCGAGTTTCAATATAGGATTGCTTACCATGATTTACTGAATGTGAGTAAGGGACATGCACCGAATTCGGAGTTGGCATTTTTTGATACCACAGTGCGTACCTACGACAATAAAAAACCTGAATTGACTTCAATGAGTGCTGTGAAGGTTACTTCCTTAAATCCCTATAATTCTATTTCAAAAGATTTTTCTTATTTTTTTGACACCGGAATCCAAACAGCCGTTTATCGAAACAATGATGAAACACTGCGAAAACAAGTGGGTAACTTTGATTTAAGATTTGGGTATTCTTTTTCGAATGAATTTGGGAAAAATCCAATGAGTATGGGAGTTCTCAGTGTCCTTGCTGGTGTTAAGGTCCAGAATGGAAGGATGTTTGAAAATGGAGTCCGTTATGGAGGCAACGTAAGTTTGCTTTATCAAAAAGAGTGGGGTGCCTGGAAAATTTATACTGGAGCTACGGCTCAAAATTATCAATTAAGTCATAATTTAAATACTTATTATGCAACGTTTAAAATTAGGTATGCATTTTCGAATACACATGAATTACGATTGGAAGTGAACGGGGAAAGGTTTTATGAAGAAGCACTTATATCATATCATTATCTGTTTTAG
- a CDS encoding alpha/beta hydrolase, with translation MKKHLYHIIICFSFVFINCSSLYYHPTKETYFTPKQMGFSYDSTFLTTKDGVKLNVWRIYSKKFETPKAVILQFHGNGQNMSAHFLSLVWLVNHGYELIVFDYRGYGDSEGEPDPDDILEDSKLALDFALQEARDKGTKLIVYGQSLGGAIAMQVLSDWKDKNEVVLFCIDGSFPSYREVAKQTMNYVLFPPVGNLFAWLFHDRTSPRDSIAKLSPIPLLIIHGTEDTVVFFENGKQIFGLAGEPKVFWEIRGGGHVDWMNLGRSKFARDFLVLLNRHLY, from the coding sequence ATGAAGAAGCACTTATATCATATCATTATCTGTTTTAGTTTCGTTTTTATTAATTGTTCTTCCTTGTATTATCATCCAACAAAGGAAACTTATTTTACTCCAAAACAAATGGGTTTTTCTTATGACTCGACATTCCTTACTACTAAGGATGGAGTGAAGTTGAATGTTTGGAGAATTTACTCTAAAAAGTTTGAAACTCCGAAAGCGGTCATCTTGCAATTTCATGGAAACGGCCAAAACATGAGTGCTCATTTTTTATCCCTTGTTTGGCTTGTGAATCATGGTTATGAACTGATCGTATTTGACTATAGAGGTTATGGGGATTCGGAAGGAGAGCCAGATCCAGATGACATATTGGAAGATAGCAAACTTGCCTTAGACTTCGCTTTGCAAGAGGCCAGAGATAAAGGAACGAAGTTGATTGTTTATGGCCAGAGTTTGGGTGGAGCCATTGCTATGCAGGTTCTTTCTGATTGGAAAGATAAAAATGAAGTGGTTTTGTTTTGTATTGATGGTTCATTTCCATCTTACAGAGAAGTTGCCAAACAAACAATGAACTATGTGCTTTTTCCCCCAGTAGGTAACCTATTCGCTTGGCTTTTTCATGATCGCACAAGCCCTCGTGATTCGATTGCCAAACTTTCTCCCATCCCACTTCTTATCATTCATGGAACCGAAGATACGGTTGTTTTTTTTGAAAATGGAAAACAAATTTTTGGCTTGGCTGGCGAACCAAAGGTTTTTTGGGAAATCCGTGGTGGAGGGCATGTTGATTGGATGAACCTAGGTCGGTCCAAGTTTGCAAGAGATTTTTTAGTTTTACTCAATAGGCATTTGTACTGA
- a CDS encoding DUF445 family protein translates to MDVAKLDAWYRRLLIIFSIIAGGFQAYYEGNVWINAVFVVLMAGVVGYFTNFLAIKMLFQPKHGKVLGWSGLVPKNKSKIAKSLGESIQSNLLHPDIILSYIYERNLVETGIQKIVKEIDEAIHNEEIRTVLVTKIISMLKERGPEILEVIFDFSEETMKKMAERPEEIQKLWDYAKDRLTYYLTEEANREDLGKQLRVVLLEEMPKLANLLNEGLEEYLKTRSTLGKIGIGVKKIFSFNEDAIRELLERFVKDPETSDQFMAMMDEMMAGLQERLNSKETQEFITGKISNWLEASGDYARQNLLPSGIERLQAYLDDPNNWEEIEKNFFRAVDWVKKRLLEFMNSEEGKVYLKTNIEKFVHNINVTALVEERVMALDTDDLEKMILDNTGGNLVVIQFLGGILGMIAGLIQVHIYFAVPVGALVLVTYIAHYRNQKRFPMESQETP, encoded by the coding sequence ATGGATGTTGCAAAATTAGATGCCTGGTATCGTAGACTACTTATAATCTTTTCCATTATCGCCGGAGGATTTCAAGCATACTATGAAGGCAATGTTTGGATCAATGCTGTATTTGTGGTTTTAATGGCAGGGGTGGTGGGTTACTTCACCAATTTCCTTGCAATTAAAATGTTATTCCAACCGAAACATGGTAAGGTTCTTGGTTGGTCAGGCCTTGTTCCCAAAAACAAATCGAAAATTGCAAAGTCACTCGGAGAAAGTATCCAAAGTAACTTACTCCATCCAGATATTATTTTATCTTATATCTATGAACGTAATCTAGTAGAAACCGGAATCCAAAAGATCGTCAAAGAAATTGATGAAGCCATTCATAATGAAGAAATTCGAACTGTGCTTGTAACTAAAATCATTTCTATGTTAAAAGAAAGGGGGCCAGAGATTTTAGAAGTTATCTTTGATTTTTCCGAAGAAACCATGAAAAAAATGGCGGAACGTCCAGAGGAAATTCAAAAGCTTTGGGATTATGCGAAGGATCGCCTAACATATTACCTAACGGAAGAGGCAAATCGCGAAGATTTAGGAAAACAACTTCGAGTGGTCCTCCTCGAAGAGATGCCTAAGTTAGCAAATTTACTGAATGAAGGTTTAGAAGAATATTTAAAAACAAGAAGTACTCTTGGTAAAATTGGGATTGGAGTGAAAAAGATTTTTTCCTTTAACGAAGATGCCATCCGAGAACTATTAGAACGTTTCGTAAAAGATCCAGAAACATCTGACCAATTTATGGCGATGATGGATGAGATGATGGCCGGTCTCCAAGAACGATTGAACTCCAAAGAAACACAAGAATTCATTACTGGAAAAATTTCTAATTGGTTGGAAGCCAGTGGTGACTATGCAAGACAAAACCTACTTCCTTCTGGAATCGAACGCCTACAAGCCTATTTAGATGATCCCAACAACTGGGAAGAAATTGAAAAAAACTTCTTTCGGGCCGTGGATTGGGTCAAAAAACGCCTTCTTGAATTTATGAATAGCGAGGAAGGCAAGGTTTACCTCAAAACCAATATTGAAAAATTCGTACACAACATTAATGTAACGGCTCTTGTGGAAGAACGAGTGATGGCTCTTGACACCGACGATTTAGAAAAAATGATTTTGGACAATACGGGTGGTAACCTTGTCGTTATACAATTCTTAGGTGGAATTTTAGGAATGATTGCAGGACTCATCCAAGTTCATATCTATTTTGCTGTTCCAGTGGGTGCCCTTGTTCTCGTTACATACATTGCACATTATAGAAACCAGAAACGATTTCCAATGGAATCGCAAGAAACACCATGA
- a CDS encoding SDR family NAD(P)-dependent oxidoreductase has protein sequence MKNAYVTGASQGIGKEFVRALSKDYNVFLISRTESDLKKVILELEPQSRGILKYFALDLTKKKDVEELADIITKDKDAELVVNNAGFGTVGEFAALPLDKELDEVNLNVKTLVHLSHVALNRFKKNKKGYLINVASIAGYLPAPGSAIYAATKAFVKSFTESIHEEAKLHDIYVQALCPGLTHSDFHQRAGISKSKYPSFMWQNADVVVEESLNALRHNQAVCITGSFNQGAITISELIPRGFLRRLSGKYLKLEEE, from the coding sequence ATGAAAAATGCATATGTTACTGGCGCATCCCAAGGAATTGGAAAAGAATTTGTTCGAGCACTCAGCAAAGACTACAATGTTTTTTTGATATCGCGGACGGAATCCGATTTAAAAAAAGTAATCTTAGAATTAGAACCTCAATCCAGAGGAATCTTAAAATACTTTGCTCTTGATCTTACAAAAAAGAAAGATGTGGAAGAACTCGCTGACATCATAACAAAAGATAAAGATGCAGAACTTGTTGTGAACAATGCTGGGTTTGGAACTGTAGGTGAGTTTGCTGCTTTACCACTCGACAAAGAATTAGATGAAGTAAACCTGAATGTAAAAACTCTTGTCCATTTGAGTCACGTAGCACTGAATCGATTCAAAAAAAATAAAAAAGGTTATTTGATTAATGTGGCGTCTATCGCAGGTTACCTGCCAGCCCCAGGCAGTGCCATTTATGCTGCAACCAAAGCCTTTGTAAAATCCTTTACAGAATCCATTCACGAAGAAGCCAAACTTCATGACATTTATGTACAAGCACTTTGTCCAGGGCTTACTCATTCCGACTTTCATCAAAGAGCAGGAATTAGTAAATCTAAGTATCCGTCGTTTATGTGGCAGAATGCGGATGTAGTGGTAGAAGAATCACTGAATGCTCTTCGTCATAACCAAGCAGTTTGTATCACTGGTTCCTTCAACCAAGGTGCCATTACTATTTCAGAACTCATCCCACGTGGTTTTCTGCGAAGGTTAAGTGGAAAATACTTAAAACTAGAAGAGGAATAG
- a CDS encoding GNAT family N-acetyltransferase: protein MSHSFRRLGEADLSLLLQWESLCFPGEEWTEKMIQTHLEFHVAYGLGTSEIECYALVCETPWEIEIFRIATLPNYRRLGLAKELILALFREFPKKEFFLEVKESNEAAIRLYQSVGFIELERRKKYYPDGSTAVLMKRNPPE from the coding sequence ATGTCTCATAGTTTTCGCAGGTTGGGGGAAGCCGACCTTTCCCTCCTCCTCCAATGGGAATCTCTCTGTTTCCCCGGTGAGGAATGGACAGAAAAAATGATCCAAACCCATCTAGAATTCCATGTGGCTTATGGATTGGGAACTTCAGAAATAGAGTGTTATGCACTTGTTTGCGAAACTCCTTGGGAGATAGAAATCTTTCGGATCGCAACACTTCCCAACTATCGAAGGTTAGGTTTAGCAAAAGAACTTATTTTGGCTCTCTTCCGAGAATTTCCAAAAAAAGAATTCTTCTTGGAAGTTAAGGAATCAAACGAAGCTGCCATCAGACTTTATCAGTCCGTTGGTTTTATCGAATTAGAGAGACGTAAAAAATACTATCCAGACGGATCCACAGCCGTTCTGATGAAAAGGAATCCACCTGAATGA
- a CDS encoding tetratricopeptide repeat protein encodes MGTKNSRFSLVSLPMGILLVLLGFSFTGCDYLKSLTESRYRKRIGGEPASEKDIVNWKEKLALEEAEIEEMEKRIRKMVQKSNQSAALSWKIARAYMRAGSADLGARYYDEALAESIPNAKQGGFEIHSYESALPYFDKAIQSGKLDKQLLYEAAVAYANASKDMGWESTRRNRAINLFKQLSKLDKEDSRFPFQLALVYFDSSLKDEVWNGKLTSGYDEVELAFSLLEQILRKEPYNVPTRFAKANFLYQVGKSNLAYDEYTRIKSILEEMKEKGNIREPLEENSSYRNVIKNLNQLGAQNKSN; translated from the coding sequence ATGGGCACAAAAAACAGCAGGTTTTCTTTGGTTTCATTGCCAATGGGCATCCTACTTGTCCTTCTTGGCTTTAGTTTCACAGGTTGTGACTATCTAAAGTCACTTACCGAATCTAGATACCGCAAACGCATTGGAGGCGAACCCGCCTCCGAAAAAGACATCGTCAATTGGAAAGAAAAGTTGGCCTTAGAAGAGGCAGAAATCGAAGAGATGGAGAAACGAATCCGAAAAATGGTTCAAAAATCCAACCAATCGGCTGCCCTTTCTTGGAAGATCGCAAGGGCCTATATGCGTGCTGGTTCTGCAGATTTGGGCGCTCGTTATTATGACGAGGCTCTGGCGGAGTCTATCCCGAATGCAAAACAGGGTGGGTTTGAAATTCACTCTTATGAATCCGCATTACCTTATTTTGATAAGGCGATTCAATCGGGAAAGTTAGATAAACAATTGTTATATGAAGCGGCAGTAGCTTATGCCAATGCCTCCAAAGATATGGGTTGGGAGTCCACAAGGCGTAATCGGGCTATTAATTTATTCAAACAATTATCCAAACTAGACAAAGAAGATTCTCGGTTTCCGTTTCAACTCGCACTTGTTTATTTTGATTCCTCTTTGAAGGATGAGGTTTGGAATGGAAAACTAACGAGTGGGTATGATGAAGTGGAACTTGCATTTTCACTTCTGGAGCAAATTTTACGTAAAGAACCTTACAATGTTCCCACAAGATTTGCCAAAGCCAACTTTTTATACCAAGTGGGGAAATCTAATTTAGCTTATGATGAATACACTCGTATCAAATCCATTCTGGAAGAGATGAAAGAAAAAGGAAACATCAGGGAACCTTTGGAAGAAAATTCTTCTTATCGCAATGTGATTAAAAACTTAAACCAATTAGGGGCCCAAAACAAATCCAATTGA
- a CDS encoding DNA-processing protein DprA, translating to MSFYDSEYPKNLKEIYDPPLVIACSGNVKLLQSPMVAIVGTRKSSPVSLSATKELVRLVSPNKDVSIVSGMALGIDRQAFLSALDRGVPVVGVLGTTLGMEYPPGNRDLYKRIKEDPNQLLLTEFLLKTEPAKWTFPKRNRVISGLADRVYIMESGRKSGTISTAYSAMEQNREIYVFDHPKQFDNEGGRLLIRQGAQRLFGETETEIEKEEVTVIELSYDEWRKKRTIPSGLGRDGELDLNFNL from the coding sequence GTGAGTTTTTATGACTCCGAGTATCCTAAGAATCTAAAAGAAATTTACGACCCACCTCTTGTGATCGCCTGTTCAGGGAATGTCAAGTTATTACAATCACCGATGGTAGCGATTGTAGGAACAAGAAAGTCTTCCCCTGTTTCGCTTTCCGCCACAAAAGAACTGGTTCGATTGGTATCACCAAACAAGGATGTGTCGATTGTTTCTGGTATGGCACTTGGGATTGATAGGCAAGCCTTCCTTTCCGCTTTGGACCGGGGTGTCCCTGTGGTCGGTGTACTTGGTACCACACTGGGAATGGAATACCCTCCTGGGAATCGGGATCTTTACAAACGGATCAAAGAAGATCCAAACCAACTCCTTCTTACGGAATTTTTACTAAAAACGGAACCTGCCAAGTGGACATTCCCAAAACGAAATCGTGTGATCTCGGGTCTTGCGGACAGAGTGTACATTATGGAGTCGGGGCGTAAGTCAGGCACGATTTCCACAGCTTATAGTGCGATGGAGCAGAACCGTGAGATTTATGTATTTGATCATCCCAAACAATTTGATAACGAGGGGGGAAGGTTATTGATACGGCAAGGTGCCCAAAGGTTATTTGGTGAAACCGAAACAGAAATTGAAAAAGAAGAAGTGACTGTTATTGAGTTGAGTTACGATGAATGGAGAAAAAAACGAACCATCCCTTCTGGATTGGGAAGAGATGGTGAACTGGATCTAAATTTTAACCTTTAA